The Candidatus Thorarchaeota archaeon genome includes a window with the following:
- a CDS encoding DNA topoisomerase VI subunit B codes for MPRNPNKVFASISPAEFFYRNRQMAGFGNPTQAVYSTVRELIENSLDSCEDARKRPEITVEIDESPSGVVTITVSDNGEGIPHAHVADSFGRVLYGSKYLSRQRRGTFGLGVTMAVLYGQITTETPVMIYTCTENEEAGRTYELLIDVEKNRPIIVSSNSVNRNKVGTSVRISMKGAVARAYDRVVDYLRLTSISTPHSYIELVRDGEQEFSIHPSCDTLPTPPALAKPHPHAADMELLRRLIKKRAQSSLQEFLQKSFQQVGRVTSSKIVEFLAMDPQREVGDFERSDINRLSTALQNFNGLGCPTIDSLSPIGEKPFMNAVLETYDAVDAGYAQKGPSEWGGHPFIVEGVIAIGGRLRKAKLPALFRFTNRVPLLYDASEDVMTKTLNEVDWSRYGLAKSREVGLFVHFCSTRVPYKAAGKQSVATEEKIESHLALLYKELGRCLRRMTKKKKKRAQRLKEAKGYSRQLSLIAELGAELSEEDEVPPVRSLVEQLFEVDLDV; via the coding sequence ATGCCTCGAAATCCAAACAAAGTATTCGCTAGCATTTCACCAGCGGAGTTCTTCTATCGGAACCGCCAGATGGCAGGATTTGGTAATCCTACACAAGCTGTGTATTCTACAGTCCGTGAGCTGATAGAGAACAGTCTTGATTCTTGCGAGGACGCACGTAAGAGACCTGAGATTACGGTGGAAATCGATGAATCCCCTTCGGGGGTTGTAACTATCACGGTATCCGATAATGGTGAAGGCATTCCTCATGCGCATGTAGCTGATTCATTTGGTAGAGTTCTCTACGGTAGCAAGTATCTCTCTCGCCAGAGACGCGGTACTTTTGGGCTTGGAGTAACAATGGCTGTGCTCTACGGCCAGATAACCACAGAAACTCCTGTTATGATATACACCTGCACAGAGAACGAGGAGGCAGGGAGGACCTATGAACTTCTCATTGATGTTGAAAAAAACAGGCCTATTATTGTATCTTCAAACTCGGTCAATCGAAACAAAGTCGGCACATCGGTTCGCATCAGCATGAAGGGTGCAGTTGCAAGAGCATATGACCGAGTAGTTGATTACCTTAGACTGACTTCTATCTCCACTCCCCATTCTTATATCGAACTTGTAAGAGATGGCGAACAGGAGTTCTCCATACACCCATCCTGTGATACATTGCCCACCCCTCCTGCTTTGGCAAAACCTCATCCCCATGCTGCCGATATGGAGCTACTTCGAAGACTAATCAAAAAACGCGCTCAGTCATCACTTCAGGAGTTCCTTCAGAAATCATTCCAGCAGGTTGGTCGCGTTACTTCTTCAAAAATAGTTGAATTCCTTGCTATGGATCCCCAACGGGAAGTTGGTGATTTCGAGCGGTCTGATATAAACCGCCTAAGTACAGCTCTTCAAAACTTCAATGGGTTAGGTTGTCCAACCATCGATTCTCTCAGCCCAATAGGCGAGAAACCGTTCATGAATGCCGTTCTTGAAACATATGATGCGGTGGATGCTGGATATGCGCAGAAGGGGCCATCAGAATGGGGTGGTCATCCATTCATTGTTGAGGGGGTAATTGCTATTGGCGGTAGACTGCGGAAAGCGAAACTTCCTGCATTGTTCCGCTTCACAAATAGAGTTCCTCTTCTCTATGATGCCAGTGAAGATGTGATGACAAAGACTCTCAACGAAGTTGATTGGTCTAGGTACGGTCTTGCCAAATCGAGAGAAGTCGGTTTGTTTGTTCATTTCTGCTCAACGCGAGTTCCTTACAAAGCTGCTGGCAAACAGTCAGTGGCAACTGAAGAGAAAATCGAATCTCATCTAGCTTTACTCTACAAAGAACTTGGTAGATGCCTGCGTCGAATGACGAAGAAGAAGAAAAAACGAGCTCAAAGATTAAAGGAAGCAAAAGGGTATTCTCGGCAGCTCTCCCTTATTGCTGAACTTGGAGCAGAGCTCTCAGAAGAGGATGAGGTACCCCCAGTTCGCTCTTTGGTTGAACAGCTCTTCGAGGTGGACCTTGATGTCTGA